Within the Miscanthus floridulus cultivar M001 chromosome 2, ASM1932011v1, whole genome shotgun sequence genome, the region gttgggatggtaacgacgaatgtggtgccaataatgatggtggagcatgtgtcggaattgaagatgatttagatgacatgattcgaaccattggaccaaagattttactaaatagcccgaaagatctagaaaatttagaaagagcgacaaaagcatcgaaaaagactgtgtatggtgttgaaaagggttgtccgacacattggacattactatgttttgtgcttgagctgctcatcctgaaggctaagtacggctggtcagactgtagtttcaataatctattgcgtctcctgtcatgggtgctgccacaaccaaacttagttcccgccaacacgtaccaagcgaagaaggttataagtccattgacaatgggggttgaaaaaatacatgcatgccccaaccactgtatactttttcgtggcgaaacgttcaagtcattagataaatgtccccggtgtggggccaaccggtacaagaacaatgacctttacgatggggacgaaccatccacggggaaaaagaggaataagaagggtacaaaaaaggtggtacaagaatctcagccctcagaggacactccattaggcaacgatgcaaagcagagaagaattcctgccctgataatgtggtacctgccagtgatcgaccgcttgagacgtatgttcctaaaccctaaagaagccgcactcatgacatggtgggatgatgagcgcaaggtggatgatgataagattgcacacccgatttattatagtcagtggcaaaggtttgatgagaagcacaaagaattcagcgatgacctaaggaatatacggtttgacctgagcaccgatggaatgaatctcttcaatgagaggatgagcaaccacagcacatggccagtgatcttgaccatataCAACATTCCAACATAGTTGTGTCAGAAgaaaaagtaccttctcctcactattcttatttctggccctaaacaaccaggcattgatatagacgtgttcctcgagcccttgatgcaagaaatggagaggctatggaggcatggggagcaaatatacgatgcattccgaaaggaggacttcatatatagagcaataatatttgttactatcaATGATTATCCCGCGCTGTTTACTTTAtctagatagatcaaagggaagacgggatacttggtttgcttggatggtactacatgggtgtacctagatgaaagtgatttgtagaatgcaagtgcatatAGACGGGACTTCATATGttataactaacccacgccgtgatttatagaatgcaagtgcacattgtcaaacaattgccaagtgtgaaagccgggtatgttgACCCTCAAggtatagcccaaacaaattttaattaccctaaacggtggacactggatgtcaaagagctagcagctgcaaagactcttcgggagaaagagcgcatccgtagtgtgaagctaagggaagagtcccttaaggttgcggcattcattgccttggcttttaaaaatctccaacaccactctactatatggctaccatataacttcgagtaagctcaactctatacttaaagctttgttcgatatatttcattcgatgcaaaagggcttatctagttctatgattaaatccatgcagcaactacttgatttgtatagccgtcgatgtcgggagaagcatggcatgggtctatgattcattagataaggacactgtgacatacaaagacttcatatcgattatcatgacgtatacatatcgacaattctCATtaacttatatgtttgtatacatacttgtaacgttcacttttggatactaacaagttgtatttgctaaaataatttgaacaaggcatttaggttctatgtcactaatcatcatggaaggcatgatacagcaaggaaggaaaagatggctataaaaacactatgtgcggtaagtgtaacttacttcttcagtactccgttacatggctgtcaaaagcattactaaaTATTTTCATAtgtaaaacacacagtgccccaagcagaagcttaggagtgtacattgtggatactatatatgttctatgatgggtaacaccggtgcctacaggagacaccccttaagggtaagtttaaacctcttcacccatagtataaaaacttcataaatggtatgaaatactaaaccgaaacttgttttcttgtagtggagagaagaaaaaggaatgaaaagagacccatacaaggatgaccaactcttagagctcgtcggcaacctttgcaacttcatattagaccagattgtacacgtcagaggcgcctaccatgaccgagagtctgagttaggtacaaatcctcagtaccaacaccttcgtgagacaaaaaggctagctctaggacgttgataacaatatgtatggaatttgtatatttaatgatggattgtatatattcatgtgaattggacttgtaattgtagtttatagaatactcttatgtttgtagtcgcggtcgcggggtgttcggcaacgcgaacgcgggtcacggggcgttcggcaacgcgaacgcggttcggaatgttggctgtgggacgttcggcaaagcgattttgaattgaaaatttgattttttttttgcgaaaaaacGTACTATAggagcggttctagattgaaccgttcCTACAAATACccgttggtaggggcggctggtattacagccgcccctacaaatcgatttgtaggggcggctggtgttttacaagttgatttgtaggggcggctggtaataagagccgcccctacaaatagatttataggggcggcctgggaaccgcccctacaaatacatgatttgtagagacccttgcgtaggggcggctgggtaaaccgcctctacaaatggtctacaactGCCCCTAAAAATACTTTTTGACGTAGTGTGCCAAATTTGTCGAGTGTATTTCCATTTTTCAAGCTACGAAATCCCCAATGTCAACAAAACCTATGTCACCGAACATCAGTATTCAGTACTAACCAGCAGGGAGATTTGAGCTCTACCTGTTGAGGTCAAACACTAAACAATGCACGCCGACCGCTATCACGTACGTATCACAGTACTAAATAATTGGTAGCACAGCACCCACAATAGCGGCTGCTGTAGTACTAGCGATTCTCTGTAGCCGGACTAAAGACAGCGTGTTGAGATTTAGTGGCCGCTAATGCACTTAGCGTCCTCTATTGCAAGTCGTTTATTGCTGTTGTCGGGTTGCTGTTCGCTAGATTCAAGTGATAGCGTGGATGTTTCCAATAacaataaaaaatattaacataGTGACTTAGACCATGATAAAAGAATGATGGGACGAATAATGATATCATTTTCAATGATATAAGAACTTAATGATATTTTGTTTCCACGTAATTTCTTTACATTATTTATTTATAAGCTTGCTTTtgattttatgacattaaatttaATAATTAACTTTTCCCTATAAAATTAATAATTAACTAAAAACTTCAAATTATTCTAATCAACATGATATTAGCAGTAGCTGatggatgtgtgtgtgtgtatatatatatatatcgtctgCTCTAACATTCGTTATCTGTAATCTACTATCGCTCGTCTGttcatttggcttataagccgtacttttttagtcaacgaacaatatttttctctcctaacaaatcagccaacgatACTTTCAACCATGACTTATTAGTAAAGCGAACATGACATATGCAGATAATAATCTGCTATGAAACCGCTATCCGCTGTTTATTAGCTCGTCACGTACGCGAAACGGGACGCAAGCTGGAGATTAGCAAGACTGCACGAGCCGACGGCCGGCGCCGTTTCGAATCGAGCCTAGCGATCCAAATGGTGCCTCTGCCAACTGTCAAGTGGGACCAGGCGTGGTGACGTCGGAAGCTGCCGTGCGGCCGCAGTGTCGTTTCCCGCAAGTCCGCAACGACCAGCGTGGCGATCCGCCCCCACCGCTCTTCCCTCCGCCCTCGCACTATTTCTAGCACCGCCGGAGCCGGACACTTCTCATCTCCCATCATCGCCTCTGCTTCCCAGCTCCCGCCGTGAGAGCCAGTCGCCACTGCTGCATCTCAAGGTACTGCCCTGTGTCCTCTCTCTCGCTCGCGCTCTCCTCTGCGATCGATCCTGGTTCCATGTCCAGGGGGTTCTCATCTCATCCTGGCCTTCTAGCTGCATGCAGGGCAGAGGTCGTCGTACCGATCGCTCTGGCCTTCGCCGCCGGCCGGCGCATCAACCACCGCGCGGGCACGGGCGCATGCAGGTGCCATTCCGCTCTCCGGCTCTCTCCTCCGGACGTGGGCGCTCTCCCGGAACAGAACGCCTACCTACTCTCTTGCCGACGTTTTCGAAAGTTCGTTGAGGCATCAAAGAATTGCCTGCCCTGCGCCGTGCGCGTGTCGTGCGCCGTGTGACGGCGCGGCCGGGATGGGCAAGATGAACTGCTTCTCCGGTCTGCTCAGCGGCAAGAGGAAGGCATCCAAGGTTGGTGGCGCAATGAGACTCGGCTTTCGCCGCAGAATTTTGGCGGAGTTAGCTAGTACTTATTAATTAGTGACGTTGGACTTGTTCATCAATGGCAGGGTAAGAACAAGGGCGCTTACGCCAAGAAGCCTAGCGGCAACGATTGCCCCAAGGTGAAGCCggtggagctcatggacatgGCGGACACTGTTGTGGACGACGACGTCAGCAGACGCGGAGACAGCAGCGTTCCTGCGTCTGCATGCTACAGTAGGTTTGTCGTTCACGCAGCCGCCGAGCTGGCACGACATGCCAGTGGCGAGGACGGCGACAAGGCCGCAGTAGTTAAGAGGGACTCGTCCGCCGGCGTTGGCTCCTCCGGTCACAGCAGCGACGGGACAGGCAACAACGATGCCAAGAGCAACGAGCCGGACGACGGCGAGCCCTCCAGCCTTGGCCGCATGTCGCCAACGGCATCGCCGAAGCTGATGCGCTCCTGCTCCAACATCGAGACGACGAGGTCTGTCCCAGCAGGGTCCGACCTGCCGGCGAAGTCCCGCTCCTACAACGACCTGAAGACCCTGCCTCCCGGAAGGTCGACCGCCGCCCGCAGCGGCGCGGTGGACGCGAGCCCGACGGCGTCCTTCAGGACCTCGTGCTCCGCCGACCGCATCATGCTGAAGAAGCGGTCGTCGAGGCATGTGCTCCCGTCCCGGAGCCGGAAGCTGTGGTGGCAGATGTTCCTCTGGAGCCACCGCAACCTGTACCGGCCGGGCGCGAGGGCGGCCATGCCCACGATGCTTCCATCGccgggggaagaagaagaagaaggcggtACGGCGCACCAGCACGACGGGTACACGTCCGACacgctgggcgcggtcaccgcggACGCCAAGAACAAGGGCGTCGCCGTGGAGGCGGACCCCATCCCGAGCCAGTGGGTCGCGTTCTCCGCCGAGGCCTCGCCCCTGGACCGGGTCAGCGCGTGGGTGAACAGCCTTGGGAGCGGCTCGTTCCACGCCGTCGACGAGGACGATGTCACGGggcacggcggcgacggcgacggcgacggcgcttcTCGCCCGCGGTGCTCTGAGATTGTGGAGCTGTCGACGACGACGGCCGGCGGCAAGAGGCATCCGCAGGCGAAGCGGCGCGCGGCGGACGAGGCTGCCCAGGCGAGCGGCATCGTGCAGACGCTCAACACCTTCTCGTCCGTCGCCCACATCGCCGGCATGGGGCTCAAGGCTGTCCCGACGATCGCGGCCTTCTCTACCCTCCGGGCCGTCAATCTGTCTGGAAACATGATTGGTAATTCCTGATCGCAGACACGAGAATTTTTCTACTCGTGTAACAACATCTGTAGATTGTACTATCAGTAACTAACACGAGTAAAATTCGTTTTGTTACTTGACTCGACTCATTCATAATTGTCCTTTGGCTTTGCAGTTCAAATCAGCGCTGGATCGTTGCCCAAAGGCCTGCACTCGCTGGATCTGTCGAGGAACAAGATTGCAATCATCGAGGGGCTGCGGGAGCTGACGAGGCTGCGGGTGCTCAACCTCAGCTACAACCGGATCTCGCGGATCGGGCATGGTAAGCAAGCACGTCCTTGTCCTGGCAATGCAACCCGACTTTTACTTAGTACTTCTTGCCGGTTAGTATCTGCATTTTCTGCCTGCCTGTGCCCTGAATACGTGTCAGGTGAGCCTGCTTGGAGTTATCTGCACCGCACGAATATTGTTCAATGCGCGTATCAGCGGTAATGTGTGACACCCTGGATGTTTGGCATTTAGATCTTCGTCAGGTCCTTGCTCGTGCTAAGCCATAGCATAGCATGGGCCATACCATACCACACTGCAGGGCTAGGGTTCCTACTAGACATCATGGGAAAAGGGTCCTGCGGTTTTAGCTCATTGTGACTGAACAGGCTCAGGATTTCATATGCGGCGTCTGCCGTCGGTACGTGTGGCCGTGTGGGTGCTGGTAACCAGAACGCATGTCGGAATGGGGTGCCACATGCTTCAGATATCTGATGCGGACATCTCGCATAATGCTGCTTTTCTTTTCAGCCTTTCGATCGCCGTGACACGCTTCGGCGCGTCCCATGTTCAGAGTTCAGACCTTTGGATTGGATTCCAGGGGATCTGTCCGTCCCAACATTGATCGTTCCCAGAAACATATGTGCATGACAGCATGACTGTATGCCACGTCCGTCAGCTGGTCAAGCCGCTGCCCTGCCCCTTTATGTTTATGGCCTCTGGCTCAGCCGCTCAGCTATGTTTGGCACCCGTTAGGATCTGCCCTCTCGGTCCTTTCACCTGACACGTCTCAACCTTGCATAGCATAGCTACTAGTGTAACAGAGTTACAGTGATCTTTAACCTTATACGTACGTGGATGTGCAATTGTGGATCGAGAATGTACAGTACAGCAGACGAATTTAACGTGTGTTTCCGCTTTCTCCGTTCAGGCCTGTCGAGCTGCACGGCGATCAGGGAGCTGTACCTGGCCGGGAACAAGATCAGCGACGTGGAGGGGCTTCACCGGCTGCTCAAGCTGGCCGTCCTGGACGTGAGCTTCAACAAGATCACCACGGCCAAGTCCCTGGGCCAGCTCGTGGCCAACTACGGCTCGCTGCGGGCGATCAACCTGCTGGGCAACCCGGTGCAGGCCAACACCGGCGACGACACGCTCCGCAAGGCCGTGTCGGGCCTGCTCCCGCGGATCGAGTACCTCAACAAGCAGGCCGTGAAGCCGCAGCGCGCGCGGGAGGTGGCCAAGGACAGCGTCGCGCAGGCGGCGCTCGGGAACGCCGGCTGGAACTCGCGGAGGCGGCTCACGCGGCGCCTCAGCCAGAGCCCTGGGTCGTCGGGCAAGGGCCGGGGCAGGGACGGCAACGGCAGCCGCAGGGGCAGCAGGAGCAGGTCCGTGACCAGGCCCCAGAGCTCGAGCTTGCCAAGGAGATGAGGCAAAACGTGTGACGTACGTACTGATAAAAAAACGGTCTTCGGCTTgaagagggagaagaaacaaCTCCATGAGTTTAAACTGCAATGTTGTGATGAGCTTGAGTTCGTCGCATTTCCCGAACCTATTTTTGTCAGCATCTTTTGCTAGTTAGCGATGTCAATTTATCTTTGTAGCTTCTAGTAGTACTACCGTCGAAGGAGTACGTCTCAAATGGGGAAAAAAACTGTTTAGCGGCTACCATTTGATTACTTGATCTTGTTTGTTTTCTGTGACTGATGATGACGAAGGGTAAAGAACCTGAGAGTAAGAATTATGAGTTGGAATTGAACTCGTGAACGTTCAGCAAACATTAAATAACAAAGAAAAGACCAAATCGTGAACGCGCAGCAAACATTAATCTGTTACTACTTAAAAAACAAGTACAACTTTCGTCCAAAATAGCTTGCTGTGCGTGCCTATACGACTCAGACTCGAAACAACGAGGCTTCGGAGGAATCAAAATCAATATACGTAACACGGCCACCTAAAAAGTCTCGGACACGTCAACGAAATCAATCCGTCCATCCACCAAACATGCCTAATTATTTAAAATACAAAATTACATGCGAGCTGCTCAGAGCTCACTCGTTTTCGTCCAAAATAGTTTGGTGTGCGTGCCTATACGACTCAGACTCAAAACAAAAAGGCTTCGGAGGAATCAAAATCAATATACGTAACACGGACACCTAAAAAGACTCGGACATGTCAACGAAATCAATCTACCAAACATGTCTAATTATTTAAAATACAAAATTACATGCGAGAATATATCATCCGTTCCTTTGATCTTGTAGAAATCAACAAATGCAAGGTCCGGAGATGAAATTTATTTAGACTAATCTATATTTGAAATTGACAAGACAAATATAATTCCCCTCATTTGTTTAGACTAACCTATGTTTTATTTTTCAGTTATTCTCTATCTCTTCTCTTCCCTGCATATCTGCACCTAAAAGGACTCTAAAGCTATCATATATCCGGTGATACCAAATTTTGATCCCTGCTCATGCGGGTCATATCCGATACGAATCATACTATGCTCGGAGCTCACACGTAGTCCTAGGCAAATTTTACTAAGAACCGAGAACCAAACCGAAAAAACCAAGAACCGAACCGAAT harbors:
- the LOC136540487 gene encoding uncharacterized protein, yielding MGKMNCFSGLLSGKRKASKGKNKGAYAKKPSGNDCPKVKPVELMDMADTVVDDDVSRRGDSSVPASACYSRFVVHAAAELARHASGEDGDKAAVVKRDSSAGVGSSGHSSDGTGNNDAKSNEPDDGEPSSLGRMSPTASPKLMRSCSNIETTRSVPAGSDLPAKSRSYNDLKTLPPGRSTAARSGAVDASPTASFRTSCSADRIMLKKRSSRHVLPSRSRKLWWQMFLWSHRNLYRPGARAAMPTMLPSPGEEEEEGGTAHQHDGYTSDTLGAVTADAKNKGVAVEADPIPSQWVAFSAEASPLDRVSAWVNSLGSGSFHAVDEDDVTGHGGDGDGDGASRPRCSEIVELSTTTAGGKRHPQAKRRAADEAAQASGIVQTLNTFSSVAHIAGMGLKAVPTIAAFSTLRAVNLSGNMIVQISAGSLPKGLHSLDLSRNKIAIIEGLRELTRLRVLNLSYNRISRIGHGLSSCTAIRELYLAGNKISDVEGLHRLLKLAVLDVSFNKITTAKSLGQLVANYGSLRAINLLGNPVQANTGDDTLRKAVSGLLPRIEYLNKQAVKPQRAREVAKDSVAQAALGNAGWNSRRRLTRRLSQSPGSSGKGRGRDGNGSRRGSRSRSVTRPQSSSLPRR